One genomic segment of [Phormidium] sp. ETS-05 includes these proteins:
- a CDS encoding HEAT repeat domain-containing protein, with product MITLGKNGAAQALIAIAPNNYQVGNQLIIFWENFLGSDSDFEKVEAAKAIATINTSHSGAIKILIESLFDIQWKVLDVRNEAEILQIAKFGRFNFPPLEPKIIDLSNEEDQLTYILSDIEKGNSIAIEGLLDLIKNCSNRLAQYHAILILGEIGIQRDDVIEVLTQVQKNSPYLDIRHRAMDSLLKIQPNNLEVIQNLWETILNTDNPEKIRDCAIRSLAYIDINDTNNVANLLTLGLFDSDNWLCQTALEVIEKMA from the coding sequence GTGATAACCCTGGGCAAAAATGGCGCTGCTCAAGCTCTAATTGCAATTGCACCTAATAATTATCAAGTTGGTAATCAATTAATTATTTTTTGGGAAAATTTTTTGGGAAGTGATAGCGATTTTGAAAAAGTTGAAGCGGCTAAAGCTATTGCCACTATTAATACTAGTCATTCTGGAGCTATTAAAATTTTAATTGAAAGTTTATTTGATATTCAATGGAAAGTATTGGATGTCAGAAATGAGGCAGAAATTTTACAAATTGCTAAGTTTGGAAGATTTAATTTCCCTCCACTAGAACCGAAAATAATTGATTTAAGTAATGAGGAAGACCAACTTACTTATATATTGAGCGATATCGAAAAAGGTAATTCAATTGCTATTGAAGGCTTGTTGGATTTAATCAAAAATTGTAGCAATCGACTGGCACAATATCATGCAATTTTAATCTTGGGTGAAATTGGTATTCAGAGAGATGATGTCATAGAAGTTTTAACGCAAGTGCAAAAAAATAGCCCATATTTGGATATTCGCCATCGAGCGATGGATAGTTTACTAAAAATTCAGCCAAATAATCTAGAGGTAATTCAAAACTTATGGGAAACTATACTTAATACTGATAACCCAGAAAAAATTAGAGACTGTGCTATTCGCAGCCTAGCATATATTGACATAAATGATACTAATAATGTTGCTAATCTACTTACTCTTGGTTTATTCGACAGTGATAATTGGCTGTGTCAAACTGCATTAGAAGTTATCGAAAAAATGGCCTAG